From one Ooceraea biroi isolate clonal line C1 chromosome 7, Obir_v5.4, whole genome shotgun sequence genomic stretch:
- the LOC105276664 gene encoding uncharacterized protein LOC105276664 isoform X5, with protein MSDIRVIITLNVVIWICVIPTLHSLLKIYDDIMSTIDNLQYTLPLLIAVIKLFIIWQKKYDVLPLLNMIKDDWLRSKTSEERNVMIKQARIARILTIFGCFVTQTAAIIILLLSVCGISMRYRTNRTDSDKLLPLPSYYIYDVSNSPLYEVIFVLQSFSFMIAGMMYTGTDTFMSLLIFHVCGQLENLKARISNFDKLNNFADTLSISVKDHIRLIRSIIVIDDTFNLMLLGLLVYFGILFALFGFLFVSIITQGSNLSIARLIFTVMTFVLTFGHISLYCVLGEILVIQYDGIYEAVCQYEWYNLKPKQAKNLLNIMMETKRPLHLTAGKLFPMTIATLCNTMRTLQLNSEVLYTSYTQLKINNRKYVEVSIVASRKRDVSSSLSVDMDISTHSGYADYEWAIGLNQACLKPFGIWPENDQRKFILNVRVIIAAAILFSSLIPCLHSAIRVENDIILIIDNLQYSLSIMIGMLKLFTMYWKKKDLILILRMIKEDWLQPKTTKQRHIMVKHARSARFIMIFGYLTIISSFILLVFLPCFGVSIRYLKNMTNSARLMPMQSYYLYDSDQSPLYEISFVLQAACVVSTAALFSGIDNFWGLTVSHICGQLENLQTRITSLDMFKDFDSTLSYSVIDHIRLIRFIHTLDNAFNSMLLAVLIYFSTLFAFYGFLFSISDKIYGATYMNNWYTLEPKKARTLMIIMMQANKRLHLTAGKFFPMTISMLCNVLKTSTGYISVLLTKSATK; from the exons atgtcggACATACGTgtgattattacattaaatgtaGTTATCTGGATCTGCGTTATTCCAACTCTACATTCGTTGCTGAAGATTTACGACGACATAATGTCGACAATCGATAATTTGCAATACACTTTACCGCTTCTAATAGCGGTAATAAAACTGTTCATCATTTGGCAAAAAAAATATG ACGTTCTACCTTTATTAAACATGATCAAGGACGATTGGTTGAGATCAAAAACGTCGGAAGAGAGGAATGTCATGATAAAACAAGCACGAATCGCACGTATTCTCACGATATTCGGTTGCTTCGTAACGCAAACGGCTGCTATAATAATCTTGTTGCTTTCCGTTTGTGGCATTTCAATGAGATATAGGACCAACAGAACAGATTCGGACAAATTATTGCCACTACCATCGTATTATATATACGATGTAAGTAACAGTCCACTTTACGAAGTGATTTTTGTTCTACAAAGCTTTAGTTTCATGATAGCTGGTATGATGTACACCGGTACGGATACCTTTATGAGTCTGCTGATCTTTCACGTATGTGGTCAGCTCGAAAATCTCAAAGCACGTATTAGCAATTTTGATAAACTCAACAATTTTGCGGACACCTTATCAATCAGCGTGAAGGATCACATACGTCTTATCAG ATCCATCATAGTTATTGACGATACGTTTAATTTGATGTTACTTGGATTGCTAGTTTATTTTGGCATACTTTTTGCTCTATTTGGATTCTTATTTGTTTCT ATAATAACACAAGGTAGCAATCTTTCTATAGCACGACTGATTTTCACTGTGATGACCTTTGTCCTTACATTCGGACACATAAGTCTATATTGTGTATTAGGAGAAATTTTAGTTATTCAG TACGACGGGATTTATGAAGCTGTTTGCCAATACGAATGGTACAATTTAAAGCCCAAGCAAGCAAAAAATTTGCTGAATATAATGATGGAAACTAAAAGACCACTACATCTTACTGCGGGAAAACTGTTTCCTATGACTATAGCTACGTTGTGTAAT ACGATGCGCACTTTACAATTAAACTCCGAAGTTCTGTACACCTCATACACACAGTTAAAAATCAATAACCGTAAATATGTCGAAGTATCTATAGTTGCATCGAGGAAAAGAGATGTTAGTTCCTCCTTATCCGTTGACATGGACATTTCAACACATTCCGGTTATGCAG ATTATGAATGGGCTATTGGATTAAATCAGGCTTGTCTAAAACCATTTGGTATTTGGCCGGAAAACGATCAACGGAAATTTATACTAAACGTACGCGTGATTATCGCAGCAGCTATATTATTCAGTAGTTTGATTCCATGTTTACACTCTGCTATTAGAgttgaaaatgatattatattaataatcgaCAATTTACAATATAGTTTGTCTATCATGATAGGAATGTTGAAGCTATTTACTATGTACTGGAAGAAAAAAG ATCTTATACTAATTCTAAGAATGATTAAAGAGGACTGGTTACAACCGAAGACAACAAAACAAAGACACATTATGGTAAAGCATGCGAGAAGTGCAcgttttataatgatatttgGATATTTGACAATAATATCATCATTCATCTTACTTGTGTTTTTACCGTGTTTTGGTGTTTCGATAagatatctgaaaaatatgaCTAACTCGGCCAGATTGATGCCAATGCAGTCATATTACCTTTATGATTCGGATCAAAGTCctttatatgaaatatcatTTGTCCTGCAAGCCGCTTGCGTCGTATCAACGGCTGCGTTGTTCAGTGGTATAGACAATTTCTGGGGACTGACGGTTTCCCATATATGCGGCCAATTGGAAAATCTTCAAACACGTATCACTAGCCTCGATATGTTCAAGGATTTTGACAGTACTCTATCATACAGCGTGATAGACCACATACGTCTTATCAG ATTTATTCACACTCTTGACAACGCATTTAATTCGATGCTACTTGCCGTACTCATTTATTTTAGCACACTTTTTGCTTTTTATGGGTTTTTATTCAGCATT TCTGATAAAATTTACGGAGCTACATATATGAACAACTGGTATACATTGGAACCGAAAAAGGCGAGGACATTAATGATCATAATGATGCAAGCTAATAAGCGATTGCATCTTACCGCGGGAAAATTTTTTCCTATGACTATATCCATGTTGTGCAAT gTATTAAAAACGTCGACTGGATATATATCAGTGTTATTGACAAAATCtgcaacaaaataa
- the LOC105276664 gene encoding uncharacterized protein LOC105276664 isoform X2 produces MSDIRVIITLNVVIWICVIPTLHSLLKIYDDIMSTIDNLQYTLPLLIAVIKLFIIWQKKYDVLPLLNMIKDDWLRSKTSEERNVMIKQARIARILTIFGCFVTQTAAIIILLLSVCGISMRYRTNRTDSDKLLPLPSYYIYDVSNSPLYEVIFVLQSFSFMIAGMMYTGTDTFMSLLIFHVCGQLENLKARISNFDKLNNFADTLSISVKDHIRLIRSIIVIDDTFNLMLLGLLVYFGILFALFGFLFVSIITQGSNLSIARLIFTVMTFVLTFGHISLYCVLGEILVIQYDGIYEAVCQYEWYNLKPKQAKNLLNIMMETKRPLHLTAGKLFPMTIATLCNTMRTLQLNSEVLYTSYTQLKINNRKYVEVSIVASRKRDVSSSLSVDMDISTHSGYADYEWAIGLNQACLKPFGIWPENDQRKFILNVRVIIAAAILFSSLIPCLHSAIRVENDIILIIDNLQYSLSIMIGMLKLFTMYWKKKDLILILRMIKEDWLQPKTTKQRHIMVKHARSARFIMIFGYLTIISSFILLVFLPCFGVSIRYLKNMTNSARLMPMQSYYLYDSDQSPLYEISFVLQAACVVSTAALFSGIDNFWGLTVSHICGQLENLQTRITSLDMFKDFDSTLSYSVIDHIRLIRSINIIDNVFTIMLLGALLYFGILFAFYGFLFGTMFSQGRNLSVARLSFILIVSLNIFMHMCLYCVLGEILLARCEAIYDAAYEYNWYTLESKEAKTLLMIMIRANKPLYLTAGKLFPMTMAMFCNLLKTSGGYISVLLAHQK; encoded by the exons atgtcggACATACGTgtgattattacattaaatgtaGTTATCTGGATCTGCGTTATTCCAACTCTACATTCGTTGCTGAAGATTTACGACGACATAATGTCGACAATCGATAATTTGCAATACACTTTACCGCTTCTAATAGCGGTAATAAAACTGTTCATCATTTGGCAAAAAAAATATG ACGTTCTACCTTTATTAAACATGATCAAGGACGATTGGTTGAGATCAAAAACGTCGGAAGAGAGGAATGTCATGATAAAACAAGCACGAATCGCACGTATTCTCACGATATTCGGTTGCTTCGTAACGCAAACGGCTGCTATAATAATCTTGTTGCTTTCCGTTTGTGGCATTTCAATGAGATATAGGACCAACAGAACAGATTCGGACAAATTATTGCCACTACCATCGTATTATATATACGATGTAAGTAACAGTCCACTTTACGAAGTGATTTTTGTTCTACAAAGCTTTAGTTTCATGATAGCTGGTATGATGTACACCGGTACGGATACCTTTATGAGTCTGCTGATCTTTCACGTATGTGGTCAGCTCGAAAATCTCAAAGCACGTATTAGCAATTTTGATAAACTCAACAATTTTGCGGACACCTTATCAATCAGCGTGAAGGATCACATACGTCTTATCAG ATCCATCATAGTTATTGACGATACGTTTAATTTGATGTTACTTGGATTGCTAGTTTATTTTGGCATACTTTTTGCTCTATTTGGATTCTTATTTGTTTCT ATAATAACACAAGGTAGCAATCTTTCTATAGCACGACTGATTTTCACTGTGATGACCTTTGTCCTTACATTCGGACACATAAGTCTATATTGTGTATTAGGAGAAATTTTAGTTATTCAG TACGACGGGATTTATGAAGCTGTTTGCCAATACGAATGGTACAATTTAAAGCCCAAGCAAGCAAAAAATTTGCTGAATATAATGATGGAAACTAAAAGACCACTACATCTTACTGCGGGAAAACTGTTTCCTATGACTATAGCTACGTTGTGTAAT ACGATGCGCACTTTACAATTAAACTCCGAAGTTCTGTACACCTCATACACACAGTTAAAAATCAATAACCGTAAATATGTCGAAGTATCTATAGTTGCATCGAGGAAAAGAGATGTTAGTTCCTCCTTATCCGTTGACATGGACATTTCAACACATTCCGGTTATGCAG ATTATGAATGGGCTATTGGATTAAATCAGGCTTGTCTAAAACCATTTGGTATTTGGCCGGAAAACGATCAACGGAAATTTATACTAAACGTACGCGTGATTATCGCAGCAGCTATATTATTCAGTAGTTTGATTCCATGTTTACACTCTGCTATTAGAgttgaaaatgatattatattaataatcgaCAATTTACAATATAGTTTGTCTATCATGATAGGAATGTTGAAGCTATTTACTATGTACTGGAAGAAAAAAG ATCTTATACTAATTCTAAGAATGATTAAAGAGGACTGGTTACAACCGAAGACAACAAAACAAAGACACATTATGGTAAAGCATGCGAGAAGTGCAcgttttataatgatatttgGATATTTGACAATAATATCATCATTCATCTTACTTGTGTTTTTACCGTGTTTTGGTGTTTCGATAagatatctgaaaaatatgaCTAACTCGGCCAGATTGATGCCAATGCAGTCATATTACCTTTATGATTCGGATCAAAGTCctttatatgaaatatcatTTGTCCTGCAAGCCGCTTGCGTCGTATCAACGGCTGCGTTGTTCAGTGGTATAGACAATTTCTGGGGACTGACGGTTTCCCATATATGCGGCCAATTGGAAAATCTTCAAACACGTATCACTAGCCTCGATATGTTCAAGGATTTTGACAGTACTCTATCATACAGCGTGATAGACCACATACGTCTTATCAG ATCTATCAATATCATTGACAATGTGTTTACTATAATGCTGCTAGGAGCACTCCTTTACTTTGGCATATTATTCGCTTTTTACGGTTTTTTATTTGGTACT ATGTTTAGTCAAGGTCGAAACCTTTCTGTTGCACGTTTATCTTTCATCCTGATAGTATCTctcaatatatttatgcatatgtGTCTCTACTGTGTTTTAGGTGAAATTTTGCTTGCACGA TGCGAGGCAATTTACGATGCAGCATACGAATACAACTGGTACACATTGGAATCCAAAGAAGCGAAAACTTTATTGATGATAATGATTCGTGCCAACAAGCCGTTGTATCTCACTGCGGGAAAATTGTTTCCTATGACTATGGCAATGTTTTGTAAC tTATTAAAGACATCAGGTGGTTATATATCGGTTTTGCTGGCGCatcagaaataa
- the LOC105276664 gene encoding uncharacterized protein LOC105276664 isoform X7: MSDIRVIITLNVVIWICVIPTLHSLLKIYDDIMSTIDNLQYTLPLLIAVIKLFIIWQKKYDVLPLLNMIKDDWLRSKTSEERNVMIKQARIARILTIFGCFVTQTAAIIILLLSVCGISMRYRTNRTDSDKLLPLPSYYIYDVSNSPLYEVIFVLQSFSFMIAGMMYTGTDTFMSLLIFHVCGQLENLKARISNFDKLNNFADTLSISVKDHIRLIRSIIVIDDTFNLMLLGLLVYFGILFALFGFLFVSIITQGSNLSIARLIFTVMTFVLTFGHISLYCVLGEILVIQYDGIYEAVCQYEWYNLKPKQAKNLLNIMMETKRPLHLTAGKLFPMTIATLCNTMRTLQLNSEVLYTSYTQLKINNRKYVEVSIVASRKRDVSSSLSVDMDISTHSGYADYEWAIGLNQACLKPFGIWPENDQRKFILNVRVIIAAAILFSSLIPCLHSAIRVENDIILIIDNLQYSLSIMIGMLKLFTMYWKKKDLILILRMIKEDWLQPKTTKQRHIMVKHARSARFIMIFGYLTIISSFILLVFLPCFGVSIRYLKNMTNSARLMPMQSYYLYDSDQSPLYEISFVLQAACVVSTAALFSGIDNFWGLTVSHICGQLENLQTRITSLDMFKDFDSTLSYSVIDHIRLIRSINIIDNVFTIMLLGALLYFGILFAFYGFLFGTMFSQGRNLSVARLSFILIVSLNIFMHMCLYCVLGEILLARV; the protein is encoded by the exons atgtcggACATACGTgtgattattacattaaatgtaGTTATCTGGATCTGCGTTATTCCAACTCTACATTCGTTGCTGAAGATTTACGACGACATAATGTCGACAATCGATAATTTGCAATACACTTTACCGCTTCTAATAGCGGTAATAAAACTGTTCATCATTTGGCAAAAAAAATATG ACGTTCTACCTTTATTAAACATGATCAAGGACGATTGGTTGAGATCAAAAACGTCGGAAGAGAGGAATGTCATGATAAAACAAGCACGAATCGCACGTATTCTCACGATATTCGGTTGCTTCGTAACGCAAACGGCTGCTATAATAATCTTGTTGCTTTCCGTTTGTGGCATTTCAATGAGATATAGGACCAACAGAACAGATTCGGACAAATTATTGCCACTACCATCGTATTATATATACGATGTAAGTAACAGTCCACTTTACGAAGTGATTTTTGTTCTACAAAGCTTTAGTTTCATGATAGCTGGTATGATGTACACCGGTACGGATACCTTTATGAGTCTGCTGATCTTTCACGTATGTGGTCAGCTCGAAAATCTCAAAGCACGTATTAGCAATTTTGATAAACTCAACAATTTTGCGGACACCTTATCAATCAGCGTGAAGGATCACATACGTCTTATCAG ATCCATCATAGTTATTGACGATACGTTTAATTTGATGTTACTTGGATTGCTAGTTTATTTTGGCATACTTTTTGCTCTATTTGGATTCTTATTTGTTTCT ATAATAACACAAGGTAGCAATCTTTCTATAGCACGACTGATTTTCACTGTGATGACCTTTGTCCTTACATTCGGACACATAAGTCTATATTGTGTATTAGGAGAAATTTTAGTTATTCAG TACGACGGGATTTATGAAGCTGTTTGCCAATACGAATGGTACAATTTAAAGCCCAAGCAAGCAAAAAATTTGCTGAATATAATGATGGAAACTAAAAGACCACTACATCTTACTGCGGGAAAACTGTTTCCTATGACTATAGCTACGTTGTGTAAT ACGATGCGCACTTTACAATTAAACTCCGAAGTTCTGTACACCTCATACACACAGTTAAAAATCAATAACCGTAAATATGTCGAAGTATCTATAGTTGCATCGAGGAAAAGAGATGTTAGTTCCTCCTTATCCGTTGACATGGACATTTCAACACATTCCGGTTATGCAG ATTATGAATGGGCTATTGGATTAAATCAGGCTTGTCTAAAACCATTTGGTATTTGGCCGGAAAACGATCAACGGAAATTTATACTAAACGTACGCGTGATTATCGCAGCAGCTATATTATTCAGTAGTTTGATTCCATGTTTACACTCTGCTATTAGAgttgaaaatgatattatattaataatcgaCAATTTACAATATAGTTTGTCTATCATGATAGGAATGTTGAAGCTATTTACTATGTACTGGAAGAAAAAAG ATCTTATACTAATTCTAAGAATGATTAAAGAGGACTGGTTACAACCGAAGACAACAAAACAAAGACACATTATGGTAAAGCATGCGAGAAGTGCAcgttttataatgatatttgGATATTTGACAATAATATCATCATTCATCTTACTTGTGTTTTTACCGTGTTTTGGTGTTTCGATAagatatctgaaaaatatgaCTAACTCGGCCAGATTGATGCCAATGCAGTCATATTACCTTTATGATTCGGATCAAAGTCctttatatgaaatatcatTTGTCCTGCAAGCCGCTTGCGTCGTATCAACGGCTGCGTTGTTCAGTGGTATAGACAATTTCTGGGGACTGACGGTTTCCCATATATGCGGCCAATTGGAAAATCTTCAAACACGTATCACTAGCCTCGATATGTTCAAGGATTTTGACAGTACTCTATCATACAGCGTGATAGACCACATACGTCTTATCAG ATCTATCAATATCATTGACAATGTGTTTACTATAATGCTGCTAGGAGCACTCCTTTACTTTGGCATATTATTCGCTTTTTACGGTTTTTTATTTGGTACT ATGTTTAGTCAAGGTCGAAACCTTTCTGTTGCACGTTTATCTTTCATCCTGATAGTATCTctcaatatatttatgcatatgtGTCTCTACTGTGTTTTAGGTGAAATTTTGCTTGCACGA GTGTGA
- the LOC105276664 gene encoding uncharacterized protein LOC105276664 isoform X1: protein MSDIRVIITLNVVIWICVIPTLHSLLKIYDDIMSTIDNLQYTLPLLIAVIKLFIIWQKKYDVLPLLNMIKDDWLRSKTSEERNVMIKQARIARILTIFGCFVTQTAAIIILLLSVCGISMRYRTNRTDSDKLLPLPSYYIYDVSNSPLYEVIFVLQSFSFMIAGMMYTGTDTFMSLLIFHVCGQLENLKARISNFDKLNNFADTLSISVKDHIRLIRSIIVIDDTFNLMLLGLLVYFGILFALFGFLFVSIITQGSNLSIARLIFTVMTFVLTFGHISLYCVLGEILVIQYDGIYEAVCQYEWYNLKPKQAKNLLNIMMETKRPLHLTAGKLFPMTIATLCNTMRTLQLNSEVLYTSYTQLKINNRKYVEVSIVASRKRDVSSSLSVDMDISTHSGYADYEWAIGLNQACLKPFGIWPENDQRKFILNVRVIIAAAILFSSLIPCLHSAIRVENDIILIIDNLQYSLSIMIGMLKLFTMYWKKKDLILILRMIKEDWLQPKTTKQRHIMVKHARSARFIMIFGYLTIISSFILLVFLPCFGVSIRYLKNMTNSARLMPMQSYYLYDSDQSPLYEISFVLQAACVVSTAALFSGIDNFWGLTVSHICGQLENLQTRITSLDMFKDFDSTLSYSVIDHIRLIRFIHTLDNAFNSMLLAVLIYFSTLFAFYGFLFSIILTRNHNMSIMRILFFTTAFLNIFVHMCLYCTIGEMLGIQSDKIYGATYMNNWYTLEPKKARTLMIIMMQANKRLHLTAGKFFPMTISMLCNVLKTSTGYISVLLTKSATK, encoded by the exons atgtcggACATACGTgtgattattacattaaatgtaGTTATCTGGATCTGCGTTATTCCAACTCTACATTCGTTGCTGAAGATTTACGACGACATAATGTCGACAATCGATAATTTGCAATACACTTTACCGCTTCTAATAGCGGTAATAAAACTGTTCATCATTTGGCAAAAAAAATATG ACGTTCTACCTTTATTAAACATGATCAAGGACGATTGGTTGAGATCAAAAACGTCGGAAGAGAGGAATGTCATGATAAAACAAGCACGAATCGCACGTATTCTCACGATATTCGGTTGCTTCGTAACGCAAACGGCTGCTATAATAATCTTGTTGCTTTCCGTTTGTGGCATTTCAATGAGATATAGGACCAACAGAACAGATTCGGACAAATTATTGCCACTACCATCGTATTATATATACGATGTAAGTAACAGTCCACTTTACGAAGTGATTTTTGTTCTACAAAGCTTTAGTTTCATGATAGCTGGTATGATGTACACCGGTACGGATACCTTTATGAGTCTGCTGATCTTTCACGTATGTGGTCAGCTCGAAAATCTCAAAGCACGTATTAGCAATTTTGATAAACTCAACAATTTTGCGGACACCTTATCAATCAGCGTGAAGGATCACATACGTCTTATCAG ATCCATCATAGTTATTGACGATACGTTTAATTTGATGTTACTTGGATTGCTAGTTTATTTTGGCATACTTTTTGCTCTATTTGGATTCTTATTTGTTTCT ATAATAACACAAGGTAGCAATCTTTCTATAGCACGACTGATTTTCACTGTGATGACCTTTGTCCTTACATTCGGACACATAAGTCTATATTGTGTATTAGGAGAAATTTTAGTTATTCAG TACGACGGGATTTATGAAGCTGTTTGCCAATACGAATGGTACAATTTAAAGCCCAAGCAAGCAAAAAATTTGCTGAATATAATGATGGAAACTAAAAGACCACTACATCTTACTGCGGGAAAACTGTTTCCTATGACTATAGCTACGTTGTGTAAT ACGATGCGCACTTTACAATTAAACTCCGAAGTTCTGTACACCTCATACACACAGTTAAAAATCAATAACCGTAAATATGTCGAAGTATCTATAGTTGCATCGAGGAAAAGAGATGTTAGTTCCTCCTTATCCGTTGACATGGACATTTCAACACATTCCGGTTATGCAG ATTATGAATGGGCTATTGGATTAAATCAGGCTTGTCTAAAACCATTTGGTATTTGGCCGGAAAACGATCAACGGAAATTTATACTAAACGTACGCGTGATTATCGCAGCAGCTATATTATTCAGTAGTTTGATTCCATGTTTACACTCTGCTATTAGAgttgaaaatgatattatattaataatcgaCAATTTACAATATAGTTTGTCTATCATGATAGGAATGTTGAAGCTATTTACTATGTACTGGAAGAAAAAAG ATCTTATACTAATTCTAAGAATGATTAAAGAGGACTGGTTACAACCGAAGACAACAAAACAAAGACACATTATGGTAAAGCATGCGAGAAGTGCAcgttttataatgatatttgGATATTTGACAATAATATCATCATTCATCTTACTTGTGTTTTTACCGTGTTTTGGTGTTTCGATAagatatctgaaaaatatgaCTAACTCGGCCAGATTGATGCCAATGCAGTCATATTACCTTTATGATTCGGATCAAAGTCctttatatgaaatatcatTTGTCCTGCAAGCCGCTTGCGTCGTATCAACGGCTGCGTTGTTCAGTGGTATAGACAATTTCTGGGGACTGACGGTTTCCCATATATGCGGCCAATTGGAAAATCTTCAAACACGTATCACTAGCCTCGATATGTTCAAGGATTTTGACAGTACTCTATCATACAGCGTGATAGACCACATACGTCTTATCAG ATTTATTCACACTCTTGACAACGCATTTAATTCGATGCTACTTGCCGTACTCATTTATTTTAGCACACTTTTTGCTTTTTATGGGTTTTTATTCAGCATT atattgACGAGAAATCACAATATGTCGATCATGAGAATACTTTTTTTCACGACGGCGTTCCTTAACATCTTTGTGCACATGTGCCTTTACTGTACTATTGGAGAAATGTTGGGTATTCAA TCTGATAAAATTTACGGAGCTACATATATGAACAACTGGTATACATTGGAACCGAAAAAGGCGAGGACATTAATGATCATAATGATGCAAGCTAATAAGCGATTGCATCTTACCGCGGGAAAATTTTTTCCTATGACTATATCCATGTTGTGCAAT gTATTAAAAACGTCGACTGGATATATATCAGTGTTATTGACAAAATCtgcaacaaaataa